Proteins encoded in a region of the Deltaproteobacteria bacterium genome:
- a CDS encoding DUF2238 domain-containing protein, whose translation MSRKHLLPVLGILVLVALVVSGIEPYDRVTWLLEVAPILIAAPILIATYRRFPLTTLIYVLICLHALVLILGGIYTYARVPLGFWLQEFFDLGRNPYDKIGHFMQGLVPALIAREILLRGKYVSGMRVAAFLSVCVALALSAFYELIEWWTALALGQGAEEFLGTQGDPWDTQSDMFMALFGAAVAMLALARLHDRQIEVLDASPPATAHAGGTNNAPQPPAFGSG comes from the coding sequence ATGTCGCGTAAGCATTTGCTCCCGGTTCTTGGAATACTGGTTTTGGTTGCCCTTGTTGTATCCGGCATCGAGCCCTACGATCGCGTTACGTGGTTGCTGGAGGTTGCTCCGATTCTAATTGCCGCACCAATTCTGATTGCGACGTACCGCAGATTTCCGCTCACCACCCTAATCTATGTGTTGATTTGCTTGCACGCGCTTGTCCTCATCCTGGGCGGGATCTATACCTATGCGAGGGTGCCTTTAGGCTTTTGGCTGCAAGAGTTTTTCGATCTTGGCAGGAACCCTTATGACAAGATAGGCCACTTCATGCAAGGACTTGTTCCCGCATTAATTGCCCGCGAGATCCTTTTGCGTGGCAAGTATGTGTCCGGCATGCGCGTGGCAGCGTTTCTGTCTGTATGCGTTGCTTTGGCTCTTAGCGCGTTCTATGAACTCATAGAATGGTGGACTGCTCTGGCGCTTGGCCAGGGAGCGGAAGAATTTCTCGGTACCCAAGGCGATCCTTGGGACACGCAATCAGATATGTTCATGGCGTTGTTCGGTGCCGCCGTGGCTATGCTTGCGCTTGCACGGCTCCATGATCGCCAGATTGAAGTTCTCGACGCCTCACCTCCTGCTACGGCTCATGCAGGAGGGACGAACAATGCGCCGCAGCCTCCCGCCTTCGGCAGCGGCTGA
- the ftsH gene encoding ATP-dependent zinc metalloprotease FtsH, whose protein sequence is MEKHYKFSLWYVLLGIWVVLIVQSYISSMFAVQTIPYSQFLNLLKSGKIVEVAITANQIQGKMKMDGGAPDEAKDFKTIRVDPELSTLLEQYKIVFKGEIESTFLRDLFSWVFPILLFVGIWYFFMKKMGAQQAGFMTLGKNKAKIYMENELNVTFKDVAGVDEAKQELIEVVEFLKNPGKFGELGGRIPKGILLVGPPGAGKTLLAKAVAGESGVPFFSLSGSEFVEMFVGLGASRVRDLFVQAKEKAPCIIFIDELDALGKARGFGAVGGHDEREQTLNQLLVEMDGFDPKVGVILMAATNRPEILDPALLRPGRFDRHVLVDRPDKIGRVEILKVHLKNIKAAEDLDVEKLASMTPGMVGADLANLVNEAALLAVRRDKKEVGMPDFEEAVERIVAGLEKKNRLINANEREIVAYHEMGHAIVALSLPGTDPVQKISIIPRGIAALGYTMQVPTEDRYLMKKTELLNKIASLLGGRAGEEIIFGDISTGAHNDLARATDIAKSMIKEYGMSDRLGQVYFAHEKRPQFLDMGMREAGDYSDATAEAIDEEIKAVIGTEYARALDILRSKKDILQKGAQLLLEKEKIEGAELKALMENQ, encoded by the coding sequence ATGGAAAAACATTACAAATTTTCACTTTGGTATGTCCTTTTGGGAATATGGGTGGTTTTGATTGTCCAGAGTTACATCTCCTCCATGTTTGCCGTTCAGACGATCCCTTACAGCCAGTTTCTCAATCTCCTCAAGTCGGGAAAGATCGTGGAAGTCGCGATAACGGCCAATCAGATTCAGGGAAAGATGAAGATGGACGGGGGCGCTCCGGATGAGGCCAAGGACTTCAAAACCATCCGGGTTGACCCGGAATTATCCACCTTGCTTGAGCAGTACAAAATCGTTTTCAAAGGGGAAATCGAATCGACTTTTCTCCGCGACCTCTTTTCGTGGGTTTTCCCCATACTACTCTTTGTGGGCATCTGGTACTTCTTCATGAAGAAGATGGGCGCCCAGCAGGCCGGTTTCATGACCCTCGGCAAAAACAAGGCAAAGATATACATGGAAAACGAATTGAACGTTACCTTCAAAGATGTCGCCGGTGTTGACGAAGCAAAACAGGAGCTGATAGAGGTTGTTGAGTTTTTAAAAAATCCGGGCAAATTCGGCGAATTGGGAGGACGGATACCCAAGGGCATCCTCCTGGTAGGCCCCCCGGGGGCAGGTAAAACCCTCCTGGCCAAGGCCGTTGCCGGTGAAAGCGGCGTACCCTTTTTCAGCCTCTCCGGATCGGAATTTGTGGAGATGTTCGTAGGGCTGGGGGCGTCCCGGGTGCGGGATCTTTTTGTCCAGGCCAAAGAGAAGGCCCCCTGTATCATCTTTATTGATGAACTTGATGCCCTGGGAAAGGCCCGCGGCTTCGGGGCCGTTGGAGGGCATGACGAACGGGAACAGACACTGAATCAGCTTCTGGTGGAAATGGACGGCTTCGACCCGAAGGTGGGGGTTATTCTCATGGCCGCAACGAACAGGCCGGAAATCCTGGACCCCGCGCTCCTCAGGCCCGGCCGGTTCGACCGTCATGTCCTTGTGGACCGCCCTGATAAGATAGGACGGGTGGAGATTCTGAAGGTTCACCTGAAAAATATAAAAGCAGCGGAAGACCTTGACGTGGAAAAATTGGCGAGCATGACCCCGGGTATGGTAGGAGCGGACCTCGCCAATCTGGTGAATGAAGCGGCGCTGCTGGCCGTCAGAAGAGACAAAAAAGAGGTAGGGATGCCCGACTTCGAGGAGGCCGTCGAGAGGATTGTTGCCGGACTTGAAAAGAAGAACCGCCTGATCAATGCCAATGAGAGGGAAATCGTGGCCTATCACGAGATGGGCCATGCCATTGTGGCTCTCTCTTTACCGGGGACCGATCCGGTACAAAAAATCTCCATAATCCCGCGAGGCATTGCCGCCCTCGGGTATACCATGCAGGTTCCTACGGAGGATCGCTACCTCATGAAAAAAACCGAACTCCTCAACAAGATCGCCTCTCTCCTGGGAGGCAGGGCGGGAGAAGAAATCATATTCGGAGACATTTCCACAGGCGCCCATAACGATCTGGCCCGGGCCACAGACATCGCAAAGAGCATGATCAAGGAATACGGGATGAGCGACAGATTGGGTCAGGTATATTTTGCCCATGAGAAGCGGCCCCAATTTCTGGATATGGGCATGCGGGAGGCGGGCGACTACAGCGACGCCACGGCAGAAGCAATTGACGAGGAAATAAAGGCAGTCATCGGCACGGAGTATGCCAGAGCGCTGGATATTCTCAGAAGTAAGAAAGATATTCTGCAGAAGGGCGCCCAGTTGCTCCTGGAGAAGGAAAAGATAGAAGGGGCGGAGCTGAAGGCACTGATGGAAAACCAATAA
- the trxA gene encoding thioredoxin translates to MTYDEMIIRCLNCGTKNRIPKDRLHDRPTCGRCHAHLDDIIIRCLSCETKNRMPENRLHQRPLCGKCGVPLVIRGGEGYPVDITDETFSREVLSSSDSVLMDCFAPWCAPCRTLEPILGDLALKYAGGVKFVKLNIDENPLTASKYNIRNIPTMLLFKNGTLVNRLVGTLSKEEIERQLLAIVKTN, encoded by the coding sequence ATGACATACGATGAAATGATTATCAGGTGCCTCAACTGCGGAACAAAGAACCGTATACCAAAGGACCGCCTTCATGACCGGCCCACATGCGGCAGATGCCATGCCCATCTCGATGATATCATTATCAGGTGTCTCAGTTGTGAAACGAAAAATCGCATGCCTGAAAATCGCCTCCATCAGAGGCCCCTGTGCGGCAAATGCGGCGTGCCTCTCGTCATCAGGGGCGGTGAGGGGTATCCTGTGGACATCACTGATGAAACATTTTCAAGAGAAGTCCTCTCATCTTCCGACTCCGTCCTGATGGATTGCTTCGCACCCTGGTGCGCACCATGCCGCACGCTGGAACCAATTCTGGGAGACCTTGCACTAAAATACGCAGGTGGCGTCAAGTTCGTAAAACTGAATATAGATGAAAATCCTCTTACCGCATCAAAATATAACATCCGGAATATACCTACGATGCTGTTGTTTAAAAACGGAACGCTCGTCAACAGGCTGGTCGGCACACTGTCCAAAGAAGAAATCGAGCGACAACTGCTTGCCATTGTAAAGACAAACTAA
- a CDS encoding amidohydrolase family protein → MDYLTGILGDRANNLIPLKSMLDYGLTIAGGSDAPCTPPDPFQGIYSACNHPHPEQRIPVLDALRMYTNWGARLSFDDDNRGTLSEGKIADFVVLDKNPLLVDQDKLKEIKVIYLYLNGRPYDSSIKKPFDLCVEAIKNRILR, encoded by the coding sequence ATGGACTATCTCACCGGAATTCTGGGTGATCGCGCCAACAATCTTATTCCATTGAAAAGCATGTTGGATTACGGGCTGACCATAGCAGGCGGTTCTGACGCACCATGTACACCCCCTGATCCCTTCCAAGGAATTTATTCTGCCTGCAATCATCCTCATCCGGAGCAGCGGATACCTGTACTGGACGCCTTGCGGATGTACACAAACTGGGGCGCCCGTCTGTCTTTCGACGACGATAACCGGGGTACCCTCTCTGAGGGCAAGATCGCCGATTTTGTTGTCTTGGACAAAAATCCTCTCTTGGTTGATCAGGATAAACTTAAAGAAATCAAAGTAATATATCTCTATCTGAATGGCAGGCCGTATGACAGCTCCATTAAAAAACCTTTCGATCTCTGCGTAGAGGCTATAAAAAACAGGATTTTACGCTGA
- a CDS encoding HD-GYP domain-containing protein, whose amino-acid sequence MQRTIEKDNLKVGMYVILPNSWFNHPFATNEFLIKSKDQIRKINESGIHKIIVDTERSIVAEEERKPEPRPEQTSKPLSRNIVPDELRDAIHNAKLPPQEKAKAVQAHSFTMISNLLDNPTAENISDTKKVIAEIVDLILTDDATSLYLLSITSHDFYTYTHSVNVGFLAVSLSKALFKKSTVHNMHELGAGFFLHDLGKVHLDPAIINKPGKLTEEEMTKMKQHPHMGYKVLYETNQLTHECKKIVLQHHERYDGKGYPRGLRGDEIHLYGRICSIADVFDALTSDRPYRQKISTFPALKLMKEQMIEHFQKELFDQFVLLFSK is encoded by the coding sequence ATGCAGAGGACTATTGAGAAAGATAATCTAAAAGTCGGCATGTATGTCATTTTGCCCAACTCGTGGTTTAATCATCCCTTTGCAACGAATGAATTTTTAATAAAATCTAAAGATCAAATACGAAAGATTAATGAAAGCGGCATTCATAAAATCATCGTTGACACCGAAAGAAGCATAGTTGCCGAAGAAGAGCGCAAGCCCGAACCTCGACCTGAGCAAACCTCAAAACCCCTGTCAAGAAACATCGTACCTGATGAACTCAGAGATGCGATTCATAATGCAAAATTACCGCCCCAGGAAAAAGCAAAAGCCGTGCAGGCCCATTCCTTTACGATGATAAGTAACCTGCTCGATAACCCCACTGCTGAAAATATCAGCGATACAAAAAAAGTTATTGCGGAAATTGTTGATCTGATTCTTACGGATGATGCAACATCCTTATACCTGCTCAGCATTACATCCCATGATTTTTATACCTATACGCATTCTGTCAATGTGGGTTTCCTGGCAGTTTCACTCTCAAAAGCGCTTTTTAAGAAATCAACGGTTCATAACATGCATGAATTGGGGGCCGGGTTTTTCCTTCATGATCTGGGAAAGGTGCATCTAGATCCGGCAATTATCAATAAGCCGGGCAAACTGACGGAAGAAGAGATGACCAAGATGAAGCAGCACCCCCACATGGGGTATAAGGTTCTCTATGAGACCAACCAATTGACTCATGAATGCAAGAAGATAGTGTTGCAACACCATGAAAGATATGATGGCAAGGGATATCCGCGAGGACTCAGAGGAGACGAAATTCATCTCTATGGAAGGATTTGCTCTATCGCCGACGTGTTTGATGCGCTGACGTCAGATCGCCCTTACAGGCAGAAAATAAGTACTTTTCCCGCCCTTAAATTAATGAAAGAGCAAATGATCGAGCACTTCCAAAAAGAACTTTTTGATCAGTTTGTCCTGCTTTTCAGTAAGTGA
- a CDS encoding diguanylate cyclase has translation MKLIISRKLLASYLAMALLTIMASAYAIFSLQSLNQLAYTIIDHDFFVVDNSKKMMDALLAQESAEKKYLILKDPSIAELFWMRSQEFKNVIENFKKNNIPGLKKALSQLSLLHNRYDELFNQEVTMVQDNRLEDAAKVSETDCKKTIEEIATSLREIRMKAENNIDTGMNLIKTRGVNASRMTMTLSVISLFVGLALALLITYNISRPLRELKKATEQIAEGKFEYNLNINRHDEIGSLADAFSFMTERLKVLETLLLDASPLTGLPGNLAIEKEIEKRFSEKKLFTLCHVDLDNFKPFADKYGYAWGSEVIKEVAHILTNHLRITEHEGDFVGHVGGDDFIIISEPERTEQLCQKIVDEFDLRIMRFYSEKDRQKGFIMGKDRQGNQQKFPLITMTIAIVTDDGTHFQGSLDMAKKAAELKEYAKTLPGSNYVKLEELEKVS, from the coding sequence ATGAAACTGATAATAAGTCGAAAATTGCTTGCAAGCTACCTGGCCATGGCTCTGCTTACCATCATGGCAAGCGCCTACGCGATTTTCAGCCTCCAGAGTCTCAATCAATTAGCGTATACCATTATCGATCATGATTTTTTCGTCGTCGATAACAGCAAGAAAATGATGGATGCACTGCTTGCCCAGGAAAGTGCCGAAAAAAAGTATCTTATTCTTAAAGATCCGTCAATCGCGGAACTTTTCTGGATGCGAAGCCAGGAATTTAAAAACGTCATCGAGAATTTTAAAAAAAATAATATACCCGGTTTGAAAAAAGCCCTGTCGCAATTGTCATTACTGCATAACCGGTATGATGAGCTTTTCAACCAAGAGGTAACAATGGTTCAGGACAATCGTTTGGAGGATGCCGCCAAGGTTTCTGAAACGGATTGTAAAAAAACCATTGAAGAAATCGCCACATCTTTGCGTGAAATCCGCATGAAGGCCGAAAATAATATAGATACAGGAATGAACCTTATTAAGACACGGGGTGTAAACGCTTCCAGAATGACGATGACCCTGAGCGTAATAAGTCTTTTTGTAGGATTGGCCTTGGCGCTTCTCATTACGTATAATATTTCCAGACCTCTCAGGGAACTGAAAAAGGCTACGGAACAGATTGCCGAGGGAAAGTTCGAATACAATCTTAATATTAACCGCCATGACGAGATAGGCAGCCTGGCAGATGCGTTCAGTTTCATGACGGAACGCCTTAAGGTTCTTGAGACACTCCTTCTTGATGCGAGCCCTCTAACCGGTTTGCCGGGTAATCTGGCGATTGAGAAGGAGATTGAAAAAAGGTTTTCAGAAAAAAAACTATTTACCCTCTGCCATGTCGATCTTGATAATTTCAAACCTTTCGCCGATAAATATGGTTATGCATGGGGCAGCGAAGTCATCAAGGAGGTGGCTCATATCCTGACTAACCATTTGCGGATAACAGAGCATGAAGGCGACTTTGTTGGTCATGTTGGTGGTGACGATTTTATTATCATTTCCGAACCTGAGCGGACAGAGCAGTTATGTCAGAAGATCGTCGATGAGTTTGATCTTCGTATTATGCGGTTTTATAGTGAGAAAGACAGGCAGAAAGGATTTATCATGGGAAAAGACAGACAGGGGAACCAGCAAAAGTTTCCCCTTATAACCATGACGATTGCTATAGTTACCGACGACGGGACACATTTTCAGGGGTCGTTGGATATGGCGAAGAAAGCAGCGGAGTTGAAGGAATATGCAAAGACACTACCGGGAAGCAACTATGTCAAACTGGAAGAGTTGGAAAAGGTATCATAA
- a CDS encoding phenylacetate--CoA ligase, with protein MIYNEDFETLPREVLETLQLKRLQQVVQRVYHTVGFYKKAFDKAGVNPDDIKTMSDIRRLPFTTKQDLRDNYPFGLFAAPMSSIVRLHASSGTTGRAVVVGYTKRDIDTWSELMARCFVAAGLNKNDIIHNAYGYGLFTGGLGAHYGAEKLGASVIPMSGGNTKRQIMILQDFGPTAICCTPSYALNLAEQGAAMGVDMHSLKLRVGIFGAEPWSEKMRDEIENKLNLTALNIYGLSEIMGPGVSMECLEGRHGMHVFEDHFIVEIIHPETGEILPYGEEGELVFTTITKEAFPLVRYRTRDISRLIAEPCRCGRSHIRMDRVTGRSDDMLIIRGINVFPSQIEAVLVGITGLEPHYQLIVDRTGTMDTLEVQVEVSEQIFANADEVRSLQNLEKHLVKDLKDYLGVNAKVKLVEPKSLQRFEGKASCVIDKRKI; from the coding sequence ATGATTTACAACGAGGACTTCGAAACATTACCCCGGGAGGTTTTAGAAACCCTGCAGTTAAAGAGATTGCAACAGGTCGTGCAGCGCGTCTATCACACGGTTGGCTTTTACAAGAAGGCTTTTGATAAAGCCGGCGTCAATCCGGACGACATCAAGACAATGTCAGACATCCGGCGGCTTCCCTTCACGACAAAGCAGGACCTGAGAGACAACTATCCCTTCGGCCTCTTTGCCGCACCGATGAGCAGCATTGTAAGGCTCCATGCCTCATCAGGAACAACCGGCAGAGCCGTCGTCGTCGGATACACAAAGAGGGATATCGATACCTGGTCGGAACTGATGGCGAGATGTTTTGTGGCCGCAGGCTTGAACAAGAATGACATTATCCACAACGCTTACGGATACGGCCTTTTCACCGGCGGTCTCGGCGCCCATTACGGCGCTGAAAAACTGGGGGCCAGCGTCATACCCATGTCAGGCGGGAATACAAAAAGGCAGATCATGATCTTACAGGACTTTGGGCCCACGGCAATCTGCTGTACACCTTCATATGCTCTGAATCTGGCGGAGCAGGGCGCGGCCATGGGTGTCGACATGCACTCGCTCAAGCTTCGTGTCGGTATCTTTGGCGCCGAGCCGTGGAGTGAGAAGATGCGGGACGAAATAGAAAACAAGCTGAACCTCACCGCCCTTAATATCTACGGTCTTTCGGAGATTATGGGTCCCGGCGTTTCTATGGAATGCCTGGAAGGCCGCCACGGAATGCATGTATTTGAGGATCACTTTATTGTGGAGATAATCCATCCGGAAACCGGTGAAATATTGCCGTACGGCGAAGAGGGAGAACTGGTCTTCACGACCATCACGAAGGAGGCATTCCCGCTCGTCCGGTATCGCACGCGGGACATCTCTCGGCTGATTGCGGAACCCTGCCGCTGCGGCAGAAGCCATATCAGAATGGACCGGGTGACCGGCAGAAGCGACGACATGCTGATTATCAGAGGTATCAACGTCTTCCCTTCCCAGATTGAGGCAGTTCTCGTCGGCATTACAGGACTTGAGCCGCACTATCAACTCATTGTGGACAGGACCGGCACCATGGACACCCTGGAGGTTCAGGTTGAAGTAAGTGAGCAGATATTTGCAAACGCAGACGAAGTCCGCTCCCTGCAAAATCTGGAAAAGCACCTCGTCAAAGACCTGAAAGACTATCTCGGGGTGAACGCAAAGGTAAAACTGGTAGAACCAAAATCATTACAACGATTTGAAGGGAAGGCCAGCTGCGTAATCGATAAGCGAAAAATTTAA
- a CDS encoding ACT domain-containing protein — MKVEQISIFLENKPGALENVTRLLKDANINIRTLSLADTSDFGILRLIVNDVAAALKMLNDNGLRVSRTTVVAVEVPDRPGGLHSILEILAKHSINVEYLYAFVEKSGENAVIIFRFDSPDNAIDVLLKNGFTVLPGEKLYSF; from the coding sequence ATGAAGGTAGAACAGATATCCATATTCCTGGAGAATAAGCCGGGGGCTCTTGAAAATGTCACACGGCTGCTGAAGGACGCGAATATTAACATCAGAACCCTCTCGCTTGCTGATACCTCAGATTTCGGAATTCTCCGGCTGATTGTTAACGATGTAGCTGCAGCGCTTAAAATGCTTAATGATAATGGCCTGAGAGTAAGCCGGACAACCGTAGTGGCAGTCGAGGTGCCTGATCGTCCCGGCGGTCTTCACAGTATCCTGGAAATACTGGCGAAGCATAGTATTAATGTTGAATATCTGTACGCCTTTGTAGAAAAAAGCGGTGAGAATGCCGTGATCATCTTCCGTTTCGATTCTCCGGATAACGCAATTGATGTACTTCTCAAAAATGGATTTACTGTGCTGCCAGGTGAGAAGCTGTATTCTTTTTAA
- a CDS encoding cytidylate kinase-like family protein — MKGQTRSLNSMVEEQLTKWKSMTTERKAIKAKPGPVITVSREPGTGGSEIARRLADGLKMDLVGAQIIQKIAESADISAKLIESLDEKQITRRDDWLSSLFETRHLWVDTYLHHLTKVIGTFGRQGNVVIVGRGAQYILPPEDTFRLRFIASMEIKIQNVMHDFGSSNAEAEKYVIKTDSDRRAYLQKHFNADVTDPSHYDMVINTGKLGIDGSVEAVKAAFTTWKRKYDATP, encoded by the coding sequence ATGAAGGGACAAACCCGTTCGCTCAATTCGATGGTAGAGGAGCAATTGACTAAATGGAAAAGCATGACAACGGAGCGGAAAGCCATAAAGGCAAAACCCGGCCCGGTGATCACCGTTTCCCGAGAGCCCGGAACCGGCGGCAGCGAAATAGCCAGAAGACTCGCTGATGGACTGAAGATGGATCTGGTCGGGGCCCAAATCATCCAAAAAATAGCGGAAAGTGCTGATATAAGCGCAAAACTTATTGAATCCCTTGACGAAAAGCAGATTACAAGAAGGGATGACTGGCTATCCTCCCTGTTCGAAACCCGCCACCTGTGGGTTGATACCTATCTCCATCATCTCACAAAGGTTATCGGAACCTTCGGAAGACAGGGGAATGTCGTCATCGTAGGCAGGGGAGCACAGTATATCCTGCCTCCTGAGGATACATTCAGGTTGCGGTTCATTGCCTCTATGGAAATCAAAATTCAGAATGTGATGCACGATTTTGGTTCCTCCAATGCCGAGGCGGAAAAATATGTCATAAAAACAGATTCAGACCGCCGCGCTTATCTGCAAAAACATTTCAATGCAGACGTGACGGATCCCTCGCATTACGACATGGTCATCAACACGGGGAAGCTCGGTATTGACGGGTCTGTTGAAGCGGTTAAGGCTGCGTTTACCACGTGGAAGCGGAAGTACGACGCCACGCCATGA
- a CDS encoding cysteine hydrolase family protein → MKQGLILIDIQNDYFPGGNMELVNMEQAAHNAGVLLQQGREEQLPIIHIQHISKRPGATFFLPNTKGVETHTSVAPQPGEVVIEKLFPNSFRDTDLLNILKRSGVEAVVICGAMSHMCVDATTRAAFDYGFRCTVIEDACATRNLEHKGMIVEANKVHAAFMAALAVPYAKVISVNEFIRR, encoded by the coding sequence ATGAAACAGGGATTGATTTTAATCGACATTCAAAACGATTATTTCCCCGGCGGGAATATGGAGCTTGTCAACATGGAACAAGCGGCCCATAATGCAGGAGTATTGCTTCAGCAGGGCAGGGAAGAGCAACTTCCCATCATTCATATTCAACATATTTCAAAACGTCCCGGGGCAACATTCTTCTTACCAAACACAAAAGGGGTTGAAACACACACGTCGGTGGCTCCGCAGCCAGGTGAAGTCGTCATTGAAAAACTCTTTCCCAATAGCTTCAGGGATACCGATCTGTTGAATATTCTTAAAAGATCCGGGGTGGAGGCAGTGGTCATCTGCGGGGCAATGAGTCACATGTGTGTTGACGCAACAACACGTGCAGCATTTGATTATGGATTTCGATGTACGGTTATTGAAGATGCCTGTGCCACTCGTAATCTGGAGCATAAAGGGATGATCGTAGAAGCGAACAAAGTCCATGCGGCATTTATGGCTGCACTGGCTGTTCCTTATGCAAAAGTAATATCTGTAAATGAATTTATTCGAAGATAG
- a CDS encoding RtcB family protein, with protein sequence MSEIMSGLKKLDDCRWMVPQTGGMKVPGIIYSSERLIREMGADESPKQVANVAHLPGIVKYSLAMPDMHWGYGFPIGGVAAFDLKDGIISPGGVGYDINCGCRLVTTRLEYNDIKDSVKELISALFNDIPTGVGSKGVLKLSAKEEKKVLIEGAKWAVNHGYGTADDLETTEDRGAMAGADPEMVSARAIERGREQLGTLGSGNHFLEIEVVEEIFDKAAATAFGLETGQIAVLIHSGSRGLGYQVCDDYLARMVKHVGDLGVSLPDRQLACAYLDSPRGKEYFAAMACAANYAWANRQMLMHWTRETFERTLRKGPRELGMRLLYDVCHNIAKIETFPIDGKEVPLCVHRKGATRAFPPGHPALPAQYSKAGQPVLIPGDMGTGSYVLAGTEKAFTETFGSTCHGAGRIMSRTQATKAGRGRSIAREMADKGIIIMASGKGTLSEEMPEAYKNLDQVVEVVHKAGISRKVAKLKALGCIKG encoded by the coding sequence ATGTCTGAAATCATGTCAGGGCTTAAAAAACTTGACGATTGCCGGTGGATGGTTCCCCAGACCGGTGGAATGAAGGTCCCGGGAATCATTTATTCAAGCGAAAGACTCATCAGGGAAATGGGGGCCGATGAGAGCCCGAAGCAGGTGGCCAATGTTGCGCACCTGCCCGGTATTGTTAAGTATTCACTGGCCATGCCTGATATGCACTGGGGGTATGGTTTCCCGATAGGTGGCGTTGCGGCCTTCGATCTTAAAGACGGTATTATTTCCCCGGGCGGTGTGGGGTATGATATCAACTGCGGATGCAGGCTGGTGACAACCCGTCTTGAGTATAATGATATCAAGGATAGCGTGAAGGAACTGATAAGCGCCCTGTTTAACGATATCCCTACCGGTGTTGGTTCCAAGGGTGTCCTTAAACTCTCCGCCAAGGAAGAAAAGAAGGTTCTGATCGAAGGAGCAAAGTGGGCGGTAAATCATGGGTATGGGACGGCCGATGATCTGGAAACGACGGAAGACAGGGGGGCAATGGCAGGCGCCGATCCCGAAATGGTCAGCGCGAGGGCAATTGAGCGCGGACGGGAGCAGTTGGGTACCTTAGGGTCTGGCAACCATTTTCTGGAGATTGAGGTCGTCGAGGAGATCTTTGATAAAGCAGCGGCAACTGCCTTTGGCCTTGAAACGGGTCAGATCGCCGTTCTCATTCACAGCGGTTCCCGGGGGCTCGGCTATCAGGTCTGTGATGATTACTTGGCCAGGATGGTGAAACATGTCGGTGATCTGGGAGTTTCCCTCCCGGACAGACAGTTAGCCTGTGCGTATCTGGATTCTCCCCGGGGGAAGGAATACTTTGCCGCTATGGCCTGTGCCGCCAATTATGCCTGGGCCAACCGTCAAATGCTGATGCACTGGACACGGGAGACCTTCGAACGTACCTTGAGGAAGGGGCCCCGCGAATTAGGCATGCGGCTGCTTTATGACGTCTGCCATAATATTGCCAAGATCGAAACGTTTCCCATCGACGGTAAAGAGGTTCCGCTGTGCGTACACAGAAAAGGTGCAACGCGGGCCTTTCCACCCGGCCATCCTGCCCTTCCGGCGCAATACAGCAAGGCAGGTCAGCCGGTATTAATCCCCGGCGATATGGGCACAGGTTCATATGTGCTTGCGGGAACGGAGAAAGCCTTTACGGAGACTTTCGGAAGTACCTGCCATGGAGCCGGGCGTATCATGAGCCGCACCCAGGCGACAAAAGCCGGCAGGGGAAGATCAATAGCACGGGAGATGGCTGATAAGGGTATTATCATCATGGCGAGCGGGAAAGGAACCCTCAGTGAAGAGATGCCGGAGGCATATAAGAATTTAGATCAGGTAGTGGAGGTTGTCCACAAGGCCGGCATCTCCAGGAAAGTCGCAAAACTCAAAGCATTGGGCTGTATCAAGGGGTAA
- a CDS encoding archease translates to MERYKVFDHTADLGLEIYGKTVKELFANAAFAVFDIITDLNRVKATEERTIIVEGEDWEDLLVNYLREVLYMFNGEGLLLKEYSIIEIDPQHLQGRVSGELFNPSKHRINTEIKAVTYHQVTVRETPEMWMGRVIFDV, encoded by the coding sequence ATGGAGAGATACAAGGTATTCGATCACACGGCGGATTTGGGGCTGGAAATATACGGTAAAACGGTGAAAGAGTTATTTGCCAATGCGGCCTTTGCCGTTTTTGACATTATTACCGACCTGAATCGCGTAAAGGCAACCGAGGAACGAACAATTATCGTGGAGGGAGAAGACTGGGAGGATCTCCTAGTGAACTACCTGCGTGAAGTCCTCTATATGTTTAACGGTGAGGGTCTTTTGCTGAAAGAATACTCCATAATAGAAATAGACCCGCAGCACCTCCAAGGACGGGTGTCCGGAGAACTTTTTAATCCCTCAAAACACAGGATCAACACGGAAATTAAGGCGGTAACCTATCACCAGGTTACGGTCAGAGAAACGCCGGAAATGTGGATGGGGCGGGTAATTTTTGATGTCTGA